From Mytilus edulis chromosome 8, xbMytEdul2.2, whole genome shotgun sequence, one genomic window encodes:
- the LOC139485194 gene encoding E3 ubiquitin-protein ligase TRIM71-like, translated as MACSAQVPLCCQFCDNINEIKWKCFDCSLLLCDKCKIKLHSKVSFQKEHNIVDIRNVSQIKVSSNENLEKYLTLSCHLHPSKSCCLFCKTCDNLICPVCLLKNHKDHALEQIHEAFERKRTALETIVDKIDKECLGVVQKEQQTFDELWSKHQHQQQKTKESIQEQTETLTSQILSYSSKLLEQHNSFNHGLNGMFESKKKVLDQHEQDLLDKRNKIETILNSTNLAEVFEHSKGLSKTLEITKPDLSNAMLGFLEGQTLDEKHLQQMFGSLVEIRPFKTYTTDLPDVGVIAWHGDYLWVANKERKTLQKIKPGLVLEIESCMNDIEISDFSITKSGDLVLKLSKSNKLKILSQNGKQKILRDFSSMKPTAVYVSGVGDVIVGVKENGPNFVLSGNSRRQLVTLTPSGKNKTTFEYDQNDKRLFTYVWNITSTMSGDICVIDRLSDEFDGRLVMIDPNGHSKWVYHGQSKDKYIIDAFKPRNIIAVEDGNIIVTERLNHLLYVFSSSGHLLVRMVTSGIDIYLPQSLCVDTLGNLWIGCGTYRGERNHAKIHRTQLCLLK; from the coding sequence ATGGCGTGTAGCGCACAGGTTCCTTTGTGTTGTCAGTTCTGTGATAACattaatgaaattaaatggaaatgCTTTGATTGCTCGTTGTTACTTTGTGATAAGTGTAAAATCAAGCTGCATTCAAAAGTGTCATTTCAAAAAGAACACAATATCGTAGACATACGGAATGTAAGTCAAATAAAAGTTTCTTCAAATGAGAACTTGGAAAAATATCTGACATTATCATGTCATCTGCATCCGTCCAAATCATGTTGTCTGTTTTGTAAAACATGTGACAATCTAATATGTCCAGTGTGTCTTCTTAAAAACCACAAAGATCACGCTTTAGAACAAATTCACGAGGCTTTCGAAAGGAAAAGGACTGCATTGGAAACAATAGTAGATAAAATTGATAAAGAATGCCTTGGAGTTGTACAGAAAGAACAACAAACCTTCGATGAACTCTGGTCTAAGCATCAGCATCaacaacaaaagacaaaagaaagcATTCAAGAACAAACGGAAACATTAACAAGTCAAATATTATCTTACAGTTCGAAACTACTAGAACAACACAACAGCTTCAACCATGGACTGAACGGCATGTTCGAGTCAAAGAAAAAAGTCTTAGATCAACATGAGCAGGATTTACTAGACAAAAGAAATAAGATTGAAACAAttctaaattcaacaaatttgGCAGAAGTATTTGAACATTCAAAAGGTTTATCTAAAACACTAGAAATCACAAAACCAGATTTATCAAATGCCATGTTGGGCTTTCTTGAAGGACAAACTTTGGATGAGAAACATCTACAACAGATGTTTGGGTCTTTAGTAGAAATCCGTCCATTCAAAACTTACACAACAGACTTGCCAGATGTAGGAGTAATCGCATGGCATGGTGATTACTTATGGGTTGCCAATAAGGAAAGGAAAACTCTTCAGAAAATTAAGCCTGGTCTCGTTCTGGAAATTGAATCTTGTATGAATGACATAGAAATAAGTGATTTTTCTATTACAAAATCTGGAGATTTGGTACTAAAACTTTCAAAATCGAACAAACtgaaaattttatcacaaaatggGAAACAAAAGATACTTCGAGATTTTTCCTCAATGAAACCAACGGCTGTCTATGTTTCTGGAGTTGGTGACGTCATTGTTGGTGTTAAAGAAAACGGACCAAATTTTGTTCTTTCTGGAAATAGCAGACGACAACTTGTTACCCTGACACCTAGTGGTAAGAATAAGACTACATTTGAATATGATCAAAATGATAAAAGGTTGTTCACCTACGTGTGGAATATTACGTCCACTATGTCAGGAGACATATGCGTCATTGATCGGCTTTCCGACGAGTTTGATGGAAGGCTAGTTATGATTGACCCCAACGGTCATTCAAAATGGGTTTATCATGGACAATcgaaagataaatatataattgatGCATTTAAGCCTCGTAACATAATTGCAGTTGAAGATGGGAATATAATAGTAACGGAGAGACTAAATCATTTGCTTTATGTTTTTTCATCATCTGGGCATCTTCTTGTTCGCATGGTGACATCGGGAATTGATATTTACCTTCCACAATCACTCTGTGTTGACACTCTTGGAAATCTCTGGATCGGCTGTGGTACTTACAGAGGAGAACGTAATCATGCAAAAATCCATCGGACCCAACTTTGTctcttaaaataa
- the LOC139485195 gene encoding uncharacterized protein — translation MGNHSSWTCICVLLSLICPLHVITFLVSSGGQELPEECKYFGSFQDAVESIKRLLKNNEYLQLQVASNFAKSLIDLPLETEETEYNRAIIGSAAIDFNTLIEDIETIHNYRHDTCLRLLIAELSVYVKRYQYDICTQYKTEMSGYFSTDNINCLPPASCSQCTSGADCINASIATPCTNGERFCITSSVQSNTERNVTRRCSDEPECRLNHLLVLDCLLINTGSQGFSYDCHFCCAGYNCNKGPQIVPPANTHYNRTL, via the exons ATGGGAAACCATTCTAGTTGGACATGTATTTGTGTTCTTTTGTCTTTAATAT GTCCGTTACATGTCATAACATTTCTTGTGAGTTCTGGTg GACAGGAATTACCAGAGGAATGTAAATATTTCGGATCATTTCAAG ATGCAGTTGAAAGTATAAAAAGACTattgaaaaataatgaatatttac aATTACAAGTAGCCAGTAACTTTGCAAAATCGCTTATAGATTTACCTTTAG AGACAGAAGAAACAGAGTACAACAGAGCAATTATCG GTTCAGCTGCCATTGATTTCAATACATTAATAGAGGATATAGAGACTATCCACAATTATAGACATGATACATGTTTACGATTGCTAATAGCAGAATTGTCTGTTT atGTGAAAAGATACCAGTATGATATCTGCACGCAGTATAAAACAGAAATGTCTGGTTACTTTTCTACAGATAATATAAACTGTCTACCTCCAG CTTCATGTTCACAGTGTACATCCGGAGCTGATTGTATCAATGCATCCATAGCAACGCCGTGTACAAATGGTGAACGATTCTGTATAACGTCTTCTGTACAGTCAAATACAGAAAGAAATGTAACAAGGAG ATGTTCAGATGAACCCGAGTGTAGACTTAACCATCTATTAGTACTAGATTGTCTCCTTATTAACACTGGATCTCAGGGGTTTTCCTATGACTGCCATTTTTGTTGTGCTGGATATAACTGTAACAAAGGGCCTCAAATTGTACCCCCAGCTAATACACATTATAATAGAACTTTGTAA